A single genomic interval of Penicillium psychrofluorescens genome assembly, chromosome: 2 harbors:
- a CDS encoding uncharacterized protein (ID:PFLUO_003457-T1.cds;~source:funannotate), with amino-acid sequence MDPSSTSFYHKTPNGTNLHFTQTGNPSGPLIILLHGLGGSTETFRPILQSLSPQINRLVCVDFEGFGKTTLSSPDTTLSLPRYVDNLEHLVASLQGPAGDSSGGKLLFIGHSLGAIVSMHYASRHPDQIRGLALLGAGRSVAHIPAARERMLGLATKTRTEGIQAAAETASTSNFPLQGTVEPELRQKVREAVASCDAESYARACEAVAGLDHLDPDYSLISAPTLLLAGSGDIISPPERSVGLQGLIGDNAWVDVLEGVGHQMILQNLEGSIKAIETLLEKADK; translated from the coding sequence ATGGATCCATCCTCTACATCATTCTATCACAAGACACCCAACGGCACAAACCTACATTTCACCCAAACGGGTAACCCATCAGGCCCTCtcattattcttcttcacggACTAGGTGGATCGACCGAGACATTCCGGCCAATTTTACAGTCTCTGTCGCCACAGATCAACCGCCTGGTCTGCGTTGATTTCGAGGGATTCGGCAAAACCACTTTATCTTCGCCTGACACTACGCTTTCTCTCCCCCGCTATGTCGACAACCTGGAACATCTCGTGGCATCTCTGCAAGGTCCTGCTGGGGACTCTTCCGGGGGGAAATTGCTCTTCATCGGCCACAGCCTCGGGGCTATCGTCTCAATGCACTACGCCTCGAGACACCCAGATCAGATTCGAGGCCTCGCCCTGCTTGGAGCAGGTCGCTCAGTCGCCCACATTCCCGCCGCAAGAGAGCGTATGCTAGGTCTAGCGACCAAAACGCGCACAGAAGGGATTCAAGCTGCAGCGGAGACAGCATCTACCTCCAATTTCCCGTTACAAGGAACGGTCGAACCCGAGCTCCGCCAGAAAGTTCGAGAAGCAGTGGCTAGCTGTGACGCCGAATCCTATGCCAGAGCATGTGAAGCGGTCGCAGGTCTTGATCATCTTGATCCGGATTACAGCCTGATCAGTGCCCCGACTTTGCTTTTGGCAGGAAGCGGCGACATCATCTCTCCTCCAGAAAGATCCGTGGGACTACAGGGGTTGATTGGAGACAATGCGTGGGTGGATGTCCTTGAGGGCGTTGGACATCAGATGATCCTTCAGAATTTGGAGGGATCCATTAAAGCTATCGAAACTCTTCTTGAAAAGGCCGACAAGTAG
- a CDS encoding uncharacterized protein (ID:PFLUO_003458-T1.cds;~source:funannotate), with translation MVFAVSTTATEAEAPKVLTVREVYQPPSAANSNGRVVPIKHDNKADFGAEIYGIDLNNFTSADFALISDALHRHKLLVFKEQPQMLTPQQQYRLTSCFDPDEKTGGFAHGADPVLLSENGVTIYGLPNRPAINAQPQVHILGRGEVPQDHFDFPPGFKVKGIDHVNFHLPPHTPQEERDAGSSRFYQWHWDGSLYKIPPPRVGCLLAVRTPKGPDVTVHWGDGTGRTMDIAPGATAMIAGSRALQVLEPELREIVLHSRIEYAPHAFQWMSTARSTKLGHLIETEGREMPLDKLSPWTEDGICVYPMVWTNPVTGEKSLQVHGQGAFKLYLKNKPDGEETVVTDLKEVRAFMDK, from the exons ATGGTTTTTGCTGTCTCTACCACTGCCACTGAGGCCGAGGCCCCTAAGGTCCTGACTGTTCGCGAGGTCTACCAACCTCCGTCGGCGGCCAATAGCAATGGACGCGTGGTGCCCATCAAGCATGACAACAAGGCAGACTTTGGAGCCGAGATCTATGGTATTGATCTTAACAACTTCACTTCGGCCGATTTTGCCCTCATCTCTGATGCCCTCCATCGCCACAAGCTCCTGGTTTTCAAAGAGCAGCCGCAAATGCTGACACCACAACAGCAATATCGACTTACCTCATG CTTTGACCCTGACGAGAAGACGGGGGGTTTCGCTCACGGCGCCGACCCTGTACTTCTGTCGGAAAATGGAGTCACCATCTATGGTCTTCCCAACCGGCCAGCTATTAACGCCCAGCCCCAGGTTCATATTCTAGGGCGTGGTGAAGTTCCTCAAGACCATTTCGATTTTCCGCCAGGTTTCAAAGTGAAGGGCATTGACCATGTCAActtccatcttccaccaCACACCCcacaggaagaaagagatgcAGGCTCCAGTCGATTTTATCAGTGGCACTGGGATGGCTCTCTGTATAAGATTCCTCCGCCACGAGTAGGCTGTCTGCTGGCTGTACGCACACCGAAAGGCCCCGACGTTACTGTTCACTGGGGTGATGGTACTGGGAGAACGATGGACATCGCACCCGGTGCTACTGCTATGATAGCGGGATCGCGGGCACTACAGGTCTTGGAACCAGAACTGCGCGAGATTGTCTTGCACAGTCGTATCGAGTACGCACCGCACGCATTCCAGTGGATGTCAACTGCGCGCAGCACTAAACTCGGTCATCTTATCGAAACGGAGGGGCGCGAGATGCCACTAGACAAACTTTCGCCGTGGACAGAGGATGGAATTTGCGTTTACCCCATGGTGTGGACCAACCCCGTGACTGGGGAGAAGTCCCTTCAAGTCCATGGCCAAGGTGCTTTCAAGTTGTATCTTAAGAACAAACCAGACGGGGAAGAGACGGTGGTCACCGACCTGAAGGAGGTCCGCGCCTTTATGGACAAGTAA